Proteins encoded in a region of the Sterolibacterium denitrificans genome:
- a CDS encoding DNA-3-methyladenine glycosylase family protein, with the protein MTPQPTNSACLPVALPAGFRVTDALDFHRRDAREIAERVAANGLQKGLLWEGRPACLSLQFSAQQVQARLDVDADAGKRQIDERALLAMVRRMLGLDQDVAGFAARFADHPQLSALIVRQTGLRVPATATPFEALAWAITGQQISVPVAVSLRRKLIQACNLRHTSGLLCHPDAAQIAALPLETLRAAGFSATKAGSLLTLARQVDAGDLPLNDWAQSLDAERVELIRERLLNIRGIGPWTVNYALLRGFGWLDGSLHGDVAVRRGLQMLLGTKEKIDEKTARDWLAQFSPWRALVAAHLWAALSAAAY; encoded by the coding sequence ATGACGCCGCAACCGACAAATAGCGCCTGCCTGCCGGTTGCGTTGCCGGCGGGATTCCGGGTGACGGATGCGCTCGATTTCCATCGGCGCGATGCGCGGGAAATTGCCGAACGGGTCGCGGCGAACGGTTTGCAGAAGGGCCTGCTCTGGGAAGGTCGGCCGGCGTGCCTGTCCCTGCAGTTCTCGGCGCAGCAGGTACAGGCAAGGCTGGATGTGGATGCCGATGCCGGCAAGCGGCAAATCGATGAACGCGCGCTCCTCGCCATGGTCAGGCGCATGCTCGGCCTGGATCAGGACGTCGCCGGTTTTGCCGCGCGTTTTGCCGATCATCCGCAATTGTCGGCGTTGATCGTCCGCCAGACCGGCTTGCGCGTGCCGGCCACGGCCACACCCTTCGAAGCCCTGGCCTGGGCCATCACCGGGCAGCAGATCAGCGTGCCGGTCGCGGTTTCCCTGCGCCGCAAGCTGATCCAGGCTTGCAATCTGCGCCACACCAGCGGCCTGCTGTGTCATCCCGATGCCGCGCAGATCGCGGCGCTGCCGCTGGAAACCTTGCGCGCCGCCGGATTTTCGGCGACCAAGGCCGGCAGTCTGCTGACGCTGGCCCGGCAGGTCGATGCCGGCGACCTGCCGCTGAATGACTGGGCGCAGTCGCTCGATGCCGAGCGTGTCGAGCTGATCCGCGAACGCTTGCTGAACATCCGCGGCATCGGCCCATGGACGGTCAATTACGCGCTGCTGCGCGGCTTCGGCTGGCTGGACGGTTCGCTGCACGGCGATGTGGCCGTCCGCCGCGGCTTGCAGATGCTGCTCGGCACGAAAGAAAAAATCGACGAGAAAACCGCCCGGGACTGGCTGGCGCAATTCAGCCCATGGCGCGCGCTGGTGGCGGCGCATCTGTGGGCGGCGCTGTCCGCCGCGGCGTATTGA